One Terriglobales bacterium genomic region harbors:
- a CDS encoding metal-dependent hydrolase — translation MIDLKGNKITWLGHSTFHIETASGKSILIDPWVMNNPACPNEKKSFKKIDVMLCTHGHGDHIGDAVELNKKHNPKVVGVYELCLWLQKKGAKQILPMNKGGSQTVEGVRVTMVHADHSCGIEDDGQIIYGGEPCGYVVEIEGGLKFYHAGDTNVFGDMQIIRELYAPELVMLPIGDLFTMSPREAAYACKLLKPKFIIPMHFDTFPALTGRPQQLEKLIEGSGAKVIAMQHGETLS, via the coding sequence TTGATTGACCTAAAAGGGAACAAGATTACGTGGCTGGGCCACTCGACCTTCCACATTGAAACCGCTTCAGGGAAGTCAATCCTCATCGATCCCTGGGTAATGAACAATCCGGCTTGTCCCAACGAAAAGAAAAGTTTTAAGAAGATCGACGTGATGCTTTGCACTCATGGGCATGGAGACCACATCGGTGATGCAGTAGAGCTCAACAAGAAGCACAACCCCAAGGTAGTGGGTGTGTACGAGCTGTGTCTGTGGTTGCAGAAGAAGGGTGCCAAACAGATCCTGCCGATGAACAAAGGTGGCTCGCAGACCGTCGAAGGCGTCCGCGTCACCATGGTGCACGCCGATCATTCTTGCGGCATCGAGGACGACGGACAGATTATCTACGGCGGCGAGCCTTGCGGATACGTGGTTGAAATCGAAGGTGGACTCAAGTTCTATCATGCTGGCGATACGAACGTCTTCGGCGACATGCAAATCATTCGTGAACTTTATGCGCCAGAGTTGGTAATGCTACCAATCGGCGATCTCTTTACCATGTCTCCCCGAGAGGCGGCTTACGCCTGCAAGCTGCTAAAGCCAAAGTTCATCATCCCCATGCATTTCGATACTTTCCCGGCTCTCACGGGACGGCCGCAACAGCTTGAGAAATTGATCGAAGGAAGCGGCGCGAAGGTCATCGCCATGCAGCACGGAGAAACGCTGTCCTGA
- the aroA gene encoding 3-phosphoshikimate 1-carboxyvinyltransferase: protein MVIKPARNLVGSIRLPGDKSISHRYAMLAGLAEGTTRLRNFSTGADCASTLACLRSLGVEVTRANGEIAIIGRAGELSAPSVPLDCGNSGSTMRMLSGIVAGQPFTSEMIGDASLSRRPMRRVIEPLTQMGAKISSEDGHAPLHIKGARLRSIEYRPQVASAQVKSSLLFAGLLADGETSVEEPVRTRDHGEVALRAFGARISRDKNRVSIQGGQQLKAIEASVPGDISSAAFFLCAASLFRDSNLVIDSLLLNPTRAVLLDVLNALGARIRMVQVEEQHGELVGTVALEAGPLKGIRLAGSQSAALIDEIPVLAAIAPYTRDGLLVHDARELRVKESDRIAAVAKNLRAMGAKVTEHEDGLTVPGGQQLHGAEIDSEHDHRIAMAFSVAALRADGETVIHGADAAQISFPEFFQMLEGVLER, encoded by the coding sequence ATGGTGATAAAACCCGCTAGGAATCTCGTTGGATCGATACGTCTTCCCGGCGACAAAAGCATCTCTCATCGCTATGCGATGTTGGCGGGGCTGGCGGAGGGCACAACTCGACTGCGCAATTTTTCAACCGGAGCGGATTGCGCCAGTACTCTCGCTTGTCTGCGGTCGCTTGGAGTGGAAGTGACGAGAGCTAATGGTGAGATTGCGATTATTGGACGAGCGGGTGAGTTGAGTGCTCCGTCAGTTCCTCTCGATTGCGGAAACTCAGGCTCAACTATGCGCATGTTGTCGGGAATTGTTGCTGGGCAGCCGTTCACGAGCGAAATGATTGGCGATGCTTCCCTCTCTCGCCGGCCAATGCGTCGCGTTATAGAACCGCTTACGCAGATGGGTGCAAAGATCTCATCAGAAGATGGTCATGCGCCCCTGCATATCAAAGGCGCAAGGTTGCGAAGCATCGAATACAGACCTCAAGTTGCGAGCGCGCAAGTCAAGAGCTCTCTTCTTTTTGCTGGGCTTCTCGCCGATGGCGAAACCAGTGTCGAGGAGCCGGTCCGCACACGCGATCATGGAGAAGTTGCGTTGCGTGCATTCGGCGCACGAATTTCCCGTGATAAGAATCGTGTAAGCATCCAGGGTGGCCAGCAGCTAAAGGCCATCGAAGCTTCTGTGCCTGGGGACATCTCCTCAGCCGCATTCTTTCTGTGCGCTGCCTCGCTATTTCGCGACAGCAATTTGGTCATCGACTCGCTGCTACTGAACCCCACTCGCGCCGTGCTCCTGGATGTGCTAAACGCTCTAGGAGCCCGCATCAGGATGGTACAGGTGGAAGAGCAGCATGGAGAGCTCGTCGGCACGGTGGCTTTGGAAGCCGGACCACTCAAAGGCATCCGCCTGGCTGGCTCGCAATCCGCAGCACTAATCGATGAAATTCCTGTGCTGGCGGCAATCGCTCCGTACACGCGTGATGGTTTGCTGGTACACGACGCGCGAGAACTCCGAGTGAAGGAGTCAGATCGGATCGCGGCCGTAGCCAAAAATCTCCGCGCTATGGGCGCGAAAGTCACCGAGCACGAAGATGGCCTGACCGTTCCAGGTGGACAGCAACTGCACGGAGCTGAGATCGACTCCGAACACGACCATCGCATTGCCATGGCGTTTTCGGTTGCGGCGCTTAGGGCGGACGGAGAGACAGTGATTCACGGAGCCGATGCGGCACAGATTTCATTCCCGGAATTCTTCCAAATGTTGGAAGGTGTGCTCGAGCGATGA
- a CDS encoding SpoIIE family protein phosphatase — MPAAGNGAPVQDKLAPSAAIVGNAAAISMRLENFLIEVADTLNSTLEMDKLLGRVAELVRQVIDYEIFAILLLNERTQELRIRFQIGHTPETERLKIKVGQGVTGMAVERRSSVLVDDVRKEPRYINADPIVRSELAVPLIAKKRVIGVIDIQASKEGYFTDEHNRILTIVASRIAAAIENARLYTRVARQAQTLTVLNEISRELTSILNVDQLFKRIGELLTRVIEYQMFSILLVDAERAVLVHRFSLRYQENIHLKHDIPLGRGLVGYAVQEKTAVLAPDVSKDPRYIQLNPETRSELCVPLLYKGTAIGVLDLESTRRNYYNEDHVRTLTTLAGQIAIAIENARLYERIAREEQRLERDLSMAREIQIRLLPQSLPRLKSADIAAKFEPALMIGGDMFDFLEYSGDRVALVLGDVSGKGAPAALYAALVSGLLRSTASLEPHPAQMLSAINLSLNERRIEAQYVSLAYAVWDDDSRTMTFANSGLPRPFLCKNGIISRIESTGLPLGLFEEADYDEVTVHAESGDVFVLVSDGILDAISASGEQFGPKRVEEIVQKNCSMQPNELVQLIFDAVDTHRGTRATFDDETVLAVKVR; from the coding sequence ATGCCAGCTGCTGGGAATGGTGCGCCCGTGCAGGACAAGCTGGCCCCGAGCGCTGCGATCGTGGGAAATGCCGCAGCCATCTCCATGCGGCTCGAGAATTTTCTTATCGAGGTTGCCGACACTCTCAATAGCACCCTCGAGATGGACAAATTGTTGGGACGAGTGGCTGAGCTGGTTCGCCAAGTCATCGACTATGAGATCTTCGCCATCCTCCTGCTGAATGAACGCACACAGGAATTGCGCATCCGGTTCCAGATTGGGCATACACCCGAGACAGAGCGTCTAAAGATAAAAGTCGGTCAGGGCGTCACCGGGATGGCCGTTGAGCGACGCAGCTCGGTTCTGGTCGACGATGTCCGCAAGGAGCCGCGGTATATCAACGCCGATCCAATCGTCCGCTCGGAACTCGCAGTGCCGCTCATCGCAAAGAAGCGCGTGATCGGCGTGATCGATATCCAGGCAAGCAAGGAAGGTTATTTCACCGACGAACATAACCGCATCCTCACGATTGTCGCTTCGCGAATCGCCGCCGCGATCGAAAATGCGCGCTTGTATACCCGGGTAGCACGGCAGGCGCAAACGCTGACAGTTCTGAACGAGATCAGCCGCGAACTCACGTCGATTCTTAACGTCGATCAGTTGTTCAAGCGAATCGGTGAGCTGCTCACGCGCGTGATCGAATACCAGATGTTCTCCATCCTGCTCGTCGACGCCGAACGCGCTGTGCTCGTGCACCGGTTCTCGCTGCGATATCAGGAGAACATCCACCTCAAGCACGACATTCCCCTTGGACGGGGGCTAGTGGGCTATGCGGTTCAAGAGAAGACTGCGGTGTTAGCCCCGGACGTGAGCAAAGATCCACGCTACATCCAGCTCAATCCGGAAACACGCTCGGAACTTTGCGTCCCACTGCTCTACAAAGGGACTGCGATCGGCGTGCTCGATCTTGAGAGCACTCGCCGCAACTACTACAACGAGGATCATGTACGCACCCTCACGACACTGGCTGGACAGATCGCAATCGCGATCGAGAATGCACGACTCTATGAGCGCATCGCGCGCGAAGAACAGAGGCTGGAGCGTGATCTCTCCATGGCGCGCGAGATTCAGATTCGGTTGCTGCCGCAAAGTCTTCCACGGCTCAAGTCTGCTGATATCGCGGCTAAATTCGAGCCCGCGCTGATGATCGGCGGCGACATGTTTGATTTTCTCGAGTACAGCGGCGATCGCGTGGCGCTGGTGCTTGGGGATGTAAGCGGAAAAGGTGCGCCCGCTGCTCTTTACGCAGCGCTAGTCAGCGGTCTTCTGCGATCGACAGCATCGTTGGAGCCACATCCGGCGCAAATGCTCTCCGCGATCAACCTATCGCTGAACGAGCGTAGGATCGAAGCTCAGTATGTCAGCCTCGCCTACGCAGTTTGGGACGACGATTCCCGCACAATGACGTTCGCCAACTCCGGCCTTCCGCGGCCTTTTCTTTGCAAAAATGGGATCATCAGCCGCATTGAGAGCACGGGACTGCCTCTCGGCTTGTTCGAGGAAGCGGATTACGACGAGGTGACTGTCCACGCTGAGTCAGGCGATGTCTTCGTTCTGGTAAGCGATGGAATTCTGGACGCAATCAGTGCCTCCGGCGAACAGTTTGGTCCGAAGCGCGTCGAGGAGATCGTACAAAAGAATTGCAGCATGCAGCCAAACGAACTGGTGCAATTGATCTTCGATGCCGTCGATACGCATCGCGGCACTCGCGCAACTTTCGATGACGAAACCGTATTGGCCGTGAAGGTGAGATAA
- a CDS encoding GxxExxY protein, whose protein sequence is MSDQGFKHVELTETLIGIFFEVYNELGYGFLESVYEEAYCLVLTSPGISFQRQYPVTVSFRGMNVGEFRSDLVVESSVIIEMKAVQKLDISHEKQLLNYLRATNFEVGLLLNFGPSAQIRRLALDNARKTIRRAASSTI, encoded by the coding sequence ATGAGCGACCAAGGCTTCAAGCACGTAGAACTAACCGAGACGCTGATTGGTATTTTCTTCGAGGTATACAACGAACTCGGTTATGGTTTTCTGGAAAGCGTGTACGAGGAAGCTTATTGTCTCGTTCTCACGTCGCCTGGTATCTCCTTCCAGCGACAGTATCCAGTGACGGTATCGTTCCGTGGAATGAACGTGGGTGAGTTTCGCAGTGATCTCGTAGTCGAATCATCGGTGATTATAGAAATGAAGGCCGTACAGAAACTGGATATCAGCCACGAAAAACAGCTTCTGAATTACCTGCGCGCCACAAACTTTGAAGTGGGACTTCTGCTGAATTTTGGACCCAGCGCGCAAATTCGGCGTCTCGCGTTAGACAACGCACGCAAGACAATCAGGAGAGCTGCAAGCTCCACGATCTAA
- a CDS encoding M48 family metallopeptidase — MFVPGRFSLRILKLLSILLPCIAALPVNGQTVPAQATPRAVTETALDPSPDFAGWTTSLCRNPLQADPRIIAAFMRPWLLTDRLLGLTPESKGTRSLPEPKSYKLTPDPSNWSPLASSADEDELAYLSDVSRPGHPNTAQRMASEAPRHSTAVVPAKYDTSRIGNREVGQGINFFSIEKEIALGRELSLQVEQSARLMTDPAITEYVNRKAQLLVQHSDCKVPFVVKIVDDDEVNAFALPGGFFYVNTGLILAADDEAELAGVMAHEIAHVCARHATKNLTRGQITQYASLPLIFLGGPVGFAIRQISGFAMPLSFLKFSRDAEREADLLGMQYQYAAGYDPTAFVDFFEKLETEGKEPHNFVARAFMTHPMTDDRVRRAEHMLENFPDRDSYITDTSDFDQVRNRLSQLTRGRALNGGKRPQPTLRRRTGTQ; from the coding sequence ATGTTTGTCCCTGGTCGTTTCTCGCTTAGGATCCTTAAGCTTCTTTCCATTCTGTTGCCTTGTATCGCTGCGCTCCCTGTAAATGGTCAGACAGTTCCGGCACAAGCAACTCCACGCGCCGTAACTGAGACCGCTCTTGATCCGAGCCCGGACTTTGCGGGCTGGACTACGTCACTATGCCGCAATCCGCTGCAGGCCGATCCAAGAATCATCGCCGCATTCATGCGCCCCTGGCTCTTAACCGACAGGTTGCTAGGTTTAACTCCGGAGTCGAAGGGCACGCGTTCGCTGCCGGAGCCAAAGTCGTACAAGCTCACTCCCGATCCCTCCAATTGGTCGCCGCTTGCCTCCTCTGCTGACGAAGACGAACTCGCGTATCTTTCCGACGTATCGCGTCCTGGGCATCCTAATACTGCACAACGCATGGCTTCCGAAGCTCCTCGTCACAGCACCGCAGTAGTGCCGGCCAAGTACGATACCTCCCGAATTGGGAATCGAGAGGTAGGTCAAGGGATCAACTTTTTTTCTATCGAGAAGGAGATTGCGCTAGGCAGGGAGTTGTCGCTCCAGGTGGAGCAGAGTGCACGACTAATGACGGATCCCGCGATCACCGAATATGTGAATCGCAAGGCTCAATTGCTGGTTCAGCATTCTGATTGCAAGGTACCGTTTGTCGTGAAGATCGTGGACGACGACGAAGTAAACGCCTTCGCTCTGCCCGGTGGTTTCTTCTACGTAAATACCGGACTGATTCTCGCGGCAGACGATGAAGCCGAACTCGCGGGCGTAATGGCGCACGAGATCGCTCACGTCTGCGCGCGGCATGCGACTAAAAACCTTACGCGCGGGCAGATCACCCAATATGCTTCCCTGCCACTGATCTTTCTGGGCGGGCCGGTGGGATTCGCGATTCGCCAGATTTCCGGATTTGCCATGCCGCTTTCGTTCCTCAAGTTCAGCCGCGATGCGGAGCGCGAGGCCGACTTGCTGGGCATGCAATATCAATACGCTGCGGGCTACGATCCTACGGCATTCGTGGACTTCTTTGAGAAGCTCGAGACGGAGGGGAAAGAACCACACAACTTCGTTGCTCGCGCCTTCATGACGCATCCGATGACGGACGACCGGGTTCGTCGAGCGGAGCACATGCTTGAGAATTTTCCTGATCGCGACAGCTACATCACCGACACCAGCGATTTCGACCAGGTACGGAATCGACTTTCCCAACTTACGCGGGGTCGAGCGCTAAATGGCGGCAAACGTCCGCAGCCGACTTTGAGGCGGAGAACCGGCACCCAGTAG
- a CDS encoding alpha/beta hydrolase produces the protein MQIRSNDIQLYYETMGDGFPVVLLHPFPVHHAFWTPLAARFWTRYKLILPDLRAHGRSEVGNGSATMAKHAEDLRRLLDAEQVAKAVFVGVSIGGYILFEFWRRHRDRVQGLVLSNTRAEPDTEQGRANRMKSIEDARLRGTAHFLDAQSQLLIGETTRRNRPDIAAKARKMMDAMTVAGLAAIQQGMAERPDSVPTLRGIDVETLVVAGEEDTLTPMAHAQVMQQHIRRARLSVIPKAGHYATFESPNEFAPVLWQFLNSLRLN, from the coding sequence ATGCAGATCCGCAGCAACGACATCCAGCTCTACTACGAAACTATGGGCGACGGATTTCCAGTCGTGCTGCTCCACCCGTTTCCTGTGCATCATGCGTTCTGGACGCCATTAGCCGCCAGGTTCTGGACACGCTACAAGCTCATTCTGCCTGACCTGCGTGCTCACGGCCGCTCCGAAGTAGGAAATGGTTCGGCAACCATGGCGAAGCATGCGGAGGATTTGAGGCGACTGCTCGATGCCGAACAAGTTGCGAAGGCAGTCTTCGTTGGGGTCTCAATCGGCGGCTACATTCTCTTTGAGTTCTGGCGGAGACATCGCGACCGTGTTCAAGGGCTTGTCCTCTCAAACACGCGCGCAGAGCCCGATACCGAGCAGGGAAGGGCGAACCGCATGAAATCGATCGAAGATGCTCGCCTCCGTGGAACAGCGCATTTTCTCGATGCGCAAAGCCAACTTCTGATTGGTGAGACTACGCGGCGCAATCGCCCAGACATCGCAGCCAAAGCTCGCAAGATGATGGACGCAATGACAGTCGCTGGACTGGCGGCGATACAGCAGGGAATGGCAGAGCGTCCGGACTCCGTTCCCACCCTTCGAGGAATCGATGTTGAGACGCTCGTGGTCGCCGGGGAGGAGGACACTCTCACACCGATGGCGCACGCACAGGTGATGCAGCAGCATATTCGCAGAGCCAGACTGTCAGTGATCCCAAAGGCTGGACACTACGCCACATTCGAGAGTCCCAACGAATTTGCGCCCGTCCTATGGCAGTTCCTCAACAGCCTGCGGCTCAACTGA
- a CDS encoding carboxypeptidase regulatory-like domain-containing protein, with protein MKGRFVTTLLAILFFAGSCFSQIFSPNLTSGTSSKIPSLNSVSGVVIGSDGAPIADARIELRNENTGQTVASGYTNARGQFEFANLPSAQYELVATSGLSEAHERVGLEGPIGLKIRLHNSNQAAAQADGKATVSVAEYKVPQKAREAYHKAQAALSKNKPEDTAKYLAKALEIFPDYAPALTLRGVLSLDRSDPNAAMNDFDKAIHSDPGFALAYTAMTAALNQLRKFDEALRSADRALTLAPQSWQTYFEMAKAYVGKADYPHALQQLTRAQSLNQADYAPIHLVRAHVMLAMKDYSNAMNELQAFLALAPQDPNSSAARNALEKVKALAASSANQPMVHSAR; from the coding sequence ATGAAAGGCCGATTTGTAACGACTCTGCTGGCAATTCTCTTCTTCGCAGGCAGTTGTTTTTCTCAAATATTCAGTCCCAACTTAACATCGGGAACATCGTCCAAGATCCCCAGCTTGAACAGCGTCTCAGGTGTCGTGATTGGGAGCGATGGCGCGCCAATCGCCGATGCTCGCATTGAGTTGCGCAACGAAAACACGGGACAGACAGTTGCTTCAGGTTACACGAACGCGAGGGGACAATTCGAGTTTGCCAACCTTCCTTCCGCCCAATACGAGCTCGTAGCAACTTCCGGACTTTCGGAGGCACATGAGCGAGTCGGCCTTGAGGGACCGATTGGCCTGAAAATACGCCTGCACAATTCCAATCAAGCAGCTGCGCAAGCAGACGGAAAAGCAACGGTTTCAGTGGCGGAATACAAGGTCCCGCAAAAGGCGCGGGAGGCCTATCATAAGGCTCAGGCTGCACTTTCAAAGAACAAGCCCGAGGACACCGCTAAGTATTTGGCCAAAGCCTTGGAGATCTTTCCCGATTATGCCCCTGCGTTAACCCTTCGCGGTGTCCTCTCGCTCGATCGTTCTGATCCGAACGCGGCTATGAATGACTTTGACAAGGCAATTCACTCTGATCCGGGCTTCGCCCTCGCCTACACCGCGATGACTGCGGCACTGAACCAACTTAGAAAGTTTGATGAGGCTTTACGATCGGCAGACCGTGCCCTCACCTTGGCACCGCAATCCTGGCAAACCTACTTCGAGATGGCGAAAGCCTACGTTGGGAAGGCCGACTATCCCCATGCTCTGCAGCAATTAACCAGAGCGCAGAGCTTGAATCAGGCGGACTATGCTCCCATTCATCTCGTACGCGCACATGTGATGCTCGCAATGAAGGACTACAGCAACGCCATGAACGAGCTTCAAGCTTTCCTTGCGCTGGCTCCGCAAGATCCAAACTCTAGTGCAGCACGAAATGCTTTGGAAAAGGTAAAAGCCCTCGCTGCCTCATCCGCTAACCAGCCGATGGTCCACTCGGCCCGATGA
- the lysA gene encoding diaminopimelate decarboxylase, translating to MKIPQRPFHYRDHPNSGTAELFCDELPLAALAEKYGTPLYVYSATHIADRFKAFTSAFRRMPHTICYSVKANSNLSILKMLAKMKAGFDVVSGGELERVIRADKSAVRRVVFSGVGKTRDEIDLALKSGILVFNVESESELAVLAERAAALKKRARMALRVNPDVFAETHPYISTGLREHKFGVPIQRAWDLYSEAARSRWLEVAGVSVHIGSQILSVEPFMAAMKRVADLVRELQSSGHDVRYVDAGGGLGISYSPQTEFDFEARVSDYAQALLQGLDGLKVHILLEPGRTIVGPAGALLTRIIYVKQNGAKRFMVTDAAMNDLLRPSLYKAHHEIVPVRQQQNSSKGVFDVVGPICETGDFFAHDRELPEVAEGELLAILDAGAYGMSLSSNYNTRTRPAEVLVKDKSAKLVRKRETISDLLKPEL from the coding sequence TTGAAGATTCCACAACGTCCGTTCCACTATCGCGATCATCCCAATAGCGGCACAGCAGAACTCTTCTGCGACGAGCTGCCGCTTGCCGCCCTGGCCGAAAAGTACGGAACCCCGCTGTACGTGTATTCCGCTACGCACATCGCTGATCGCTTCAAAGCATTCACCTCAGCGTTCCGGCGCATGCCACACACCATCTGCTACTCGGTAAAGGCGAACTCAAATCTCAGCATTCTGAAAATGCTTGCCAAAATGAAGGCGGGATTCGACGTAGTCTCCGGAGGAGAGCTCGAACGCGTGATCCGCGCCGATAAGAGCGCCGTGCGACGAGTGGTGTTCTCAGGCGTGGGTAAGACCCGCGACGAAATCGATCTTGCATTGAAATCGGGAATTCTGGTCTTCAACGTGGAGAGCGAGAGCGAGCTGGCCGTCTTAGCAGAGCGCGCGGCTGCCTTGAAGAAACGGGCGCGCATGGCTTTACGCGTGAATCCAGATGTCTTTGCGGAGACTCACCCTTATATCTCGACGGGGCTGCGCGAACACAAATTCGGCGTGCCCATTCAAAGAGCGTGGGACCTCTACTCGGAGGCAGCTCGCTCCAGGTGGCTTGAGGTGGCAGGCGTGAGCGTCCACATCGGATCCCAGATTCTAAGCGTGGAACCATTCATGGCAGCGATGAAACGCGTGGCCGATCTAGTGCGAGAACTCCAGAGCAGCGGGCACGATGTTCGTTATGTGGACGCCGGCGGGGGTCTGGGAATCTCTTATTCGCCACAAACGGAATTCGACTTCGAGGCAAGAGTTTCTGATTATGCCCAGGCGCTACTGCAAGGACTCGATGGCCTTAAGGTGCATATCCTGCTGGAACCAGGAAGGACGATCGTCGGACCCGCCGGAGCACTGCTTACGCGCATCATTTACGTCAAACAAAACGGCGCCAAGCGCTTTATGGTTACCGACGCTGCCATGAACGACCTTCTGCGTCCTTCTTTATACAAAGCACACCACGAAATCGTGCCGGTCCGTCAGCAGCAGAATTCGAGCAAAGGCGTGTTCGATGTTGTTGGTCCCATCTGCGAGACGGGAGACTTCTTCGCCCACGATCGCGAACTGCCGGAAGTAGCCGAAGGCGAGCTGCTGGCGATCCTCGACGCTGGCGCTTATGGAATGTCGCTCAGCTCCAACTACAACACCCGTACCCGCCCTGCAGAGGTGCTGGTGAAAGACAAGTCCGCAAAACTCGTGCGCAAGCGTGAAACAATTTCCGATCTGCTGAAGCCTGAGTTGTGA
- the hpt gene encoding hypoxanthine phosphoribosyltransferase, whose translation MAAATIHTGLEILYTRDQISKRVAEMGEQISRDFAGQKVVLVGVLKGATIFLADLARCISLDATFDFLSTSSYGKGHQQSGEVRLLKDVDHSVEGQNIILVEDILDTGLTLSYLRRVLSAHQPRSLKIAALLDKPARRIQKIDGDYIGFTIPNRFVVGYGLDYAERYRNLPDICVIPPSALGDE comes from the coding sequence ATGGCCGCTGCAACGATTCACACAGGACTGGAAATTCTCTACACGCGCGATCAGATTTCCAAACGGGTTGCCGAGATGGGCGAGCAGATCTCGCGAGATTTTGCCGGACAAAAAGTTGTCCTGGTCGGAGTGCTCAAAGGAGCAACGATCTTCCTCGCTGACCTGGCTCGCTGCATTAGTCTCGATGCGACATTCGATTTCCTGTCCACTTCAAGTTACGGCAAGGGCCATCAACAAAGCGGCGAAGTCCGCCTGCTGAAGGACGTTGACCACTCCGTGGAGGGCCAGAACATTATTTTGGTGGAAGACATCCTCGACACAGGACTGACGTTGAGTTATCTGCGCAGAGTTCTGAGCGCGCACCAGCCGAGAAGTTTGAAGATCGCCGCCCTGCTCGACAAACCGGCGCGGCGGATCCAGAAGATCGACGGTGATTACATAGGCTTTACGATTCCAAACAGATTCGTCGTCGGCTACGGACTTGACTATGCAGAGCGCTATCGCAATCTGCCGGACATCTGTGTGATTCCACCCTCCGCTCTGGGTGACGAGTGA
- the deoC gene encoding deoxyribose-phosphate aldolase, giving the protein MPIEISEAPQIAVAPAQADWQRLAAILDHTLLKPESTNAEVERLCREALDYGFACVMLNPTYIALASSFLAGTGVKIGCVVGFPFGANTTNVKRYEALDAIRLGAHEVDMVMNIGALKSGDRVRVQADMQGMVQIAHDNGAILKITIETALLSLEEKILACQLAVAAGADFVKSSTGFSHAGAVPADISLMRGVVGEKLGVKASGGIRTFEDAQTMVEAGANRIGTSSSVSIVESARTKSV; this is encoded by the coding sequence ATGCCTATTGAGATTTCGGAAGCGCCACAGATCGCGGTAGCTCCGGCGCAAGCGGATTGGCAACGCCTGGCTGCAATCCTCGATCACACTCTTCTCAAGCCAGAGTCCACGAATGCAGAAGTAGAACGACTTTGCCGTGAGGCCTTGGACTATGGCTTCGCTTGCGTAATGCTGAATCCAACTTACATCGCCCTGGCATCCTCATTCCTGGCTGGAACTGGAGTGAAGATCGGATGCGTCGTTGGATTTCCCTTTGGCGCCAATACCACTAATGTGAAGCGGTATGAGGCTCTGGATGCCATACGCTTGGGAGCCCATGAAGTCGACATGGTGATGAACATTGGGGCACTCAAATCTGGTGATCGCGTGCGTGTGCAAGCGGACATGCAGGGGATGGTGCAAATCGCTCATGACAACGGGGCCATACTGAAGATCACCATCGAAACCGCATTGCTCTCCCTGGAAGAAAAAATCTTGGCCTGCCAGCTCGCAGTGGCGGCCGGTGCCGACTTCGTGAAGTCGAGCACGGGATTTTCTCATGCAGGGGCAGTGCCAGCCGACATCTCCCTCATGCGCGGGGTGGTGGGCGAGAAGCTCGGAGTGAAGGCTTCTGGCGGAATTCGCACCTTTGAAGACGCTCAGACCATGGTTGAGGCTGGTGCGAACCGAATCGGAACCAGCTCAAGTGTCTCCATCGTAGAGTCCGCTCGCACGAAATCCGTCTAG